From the genome of Niabella agricola, one region includes:
- a CDS encoding DUF4260 domain-containing protein — protein MMKTLLTLEEIGMAVLAIAGLYSYHAPWWIYLLLLFGPDISMVGYLISNRAGAVLYNLFHHKTVAILLYLAGIALASQVLIFLGIILFGHASLDRILGYGLKLKQGFNYTHLGLIGKKEHERR, from the coding sequence ATGATGAAAACGCTCCTCACCCTTGAAGAGATTGGAATGGCCGTGCTGGCCATCGCAGGGCTTTACAGCTACCATGCCCCCTGGTGGATATATTTGCTGCTGCTTTTCGGGCCCGATATCAGCATGGTGGGATACCTGATCAGCAACAGGGCAGGGGCCGTTTTGTATAATCTTTTTCATCACAAAACAGTGGCCATTTTGCTTTATCTTGCCGGCATTGCACTGGCCAGCCAGGTATTGATTTTTTTGGGGATCATTCTTTTTGGCCACGCGTCATTAGACCGGATCCTTGGGTACGGACTGAAGTTAAAACAAGGATTTAATTATACGCATTTAGGACTTATTGGAAAGAAAGAACATGAAAGACGATAG
- a CDS encoding RNA polymerase sigma factor, producing MSLKPLSGEKELLVQIAAGDRQAFTVLFNHYQKFVFGFGKKLTHSDELALDMVQDVFLKLWQSREALAKVEVFGAYLNRLVRNHALNVLRNLSRQIRPEGDIALAVDKSDNTTLRQIDYQEIVKVVAEVVNTLTPQQKLAYELCHQQGLKYEEAAEKMQISPKTVHVHMKQALARIRENLKNHSIGYPALIFLLLKDIN from the coding sequence ATGAGCCTGAAGCCACTGTCTGGTGAAAAAGAATTGCTGGTACAAATCGCTGCCGGAGACAGGCAGGCTTTTACAGTGTTGTTTAATCATTACCAGAAATTCGTGTTTGGCTTTGGAAAAAAACTGACACATTCTGATGAATTGGCGCTGGACATGGTGCAGGACGTATTTTTAAAGCTGTGGCAGTCCAGGGAGGCCCTGGCTAAGGTAGAAGTTTTCGGGGCTTATCTGAACCGGCTGGTACGAAATCACGCTCTTAATGTATTACGCAACTTGTCGAGGCAAATTCGTCCCGAAGGGGATATAGCCCTGGCCGTTGATAAATCAGATAATACAACCCTCAGGCAAATCGATTATCAAGAGATCGTAAAAGTTGTTGCCGAAGTAGTAAACACGCTGACGCCCCAGCAAAAGCTGGCTTATGAACTTTGTCATCAACAGGGATTAAAATACGAAGAAGCTGCCGAAAAGATGCAGATATCCCCGAAAACCGTTCATGTACACATGAAGCAAGCCCTTGCCCGGATCCGCGAAAATCTGAAAAACCATTCGATCGGCTACCCGGCACTTATTTTTTTGCTGTTAAAAGACATTAACTGA
- a CDS encoding TonB-dependent receptor, translated as MKLTTVLLIITFMEVSAASHGQSLTLSGRNVSLSRLISEIRKQTGYGVLVSTTRVNTGRQLSLNFKNTPLRDVLNKIAADLALSYSMEDRTIVIWPRTSAQAIPIAAAASVIISGKVTGEDGQPLQGVTVTAHSTGNVMITDTDGSFKIQVEEQNELLVFSYVGYQTVELRAKDGAHMNVVLKQQKSQMEEVRIIGYGEQARKKISTAVSRADGKYIGIQPVSTPGEALAGLVSGVQVQSGRGGYPGEAPIIRIRGIGSLGTSSDPLFVVDGYPLQEATQFNLINPADIESIDLLKDAASAAIYGSRAANGVVIVTTKRGRAGKTSFNVSAYTGVQYIAKKVDLLNRDQFIEYSKYAARMRNVTYPAVFDTDPQSLPDVDWQDVIFRPAPISDFQMSARGGTDKVQYSVSGGYFNQQGTMIGTSYKRYNIRFNLDAQLSPKLKLGISMAPSYSQQYRQPAGGQFSEASASETSGARALPSPIHSAVLMPPVVPVYDENGDYAQGYRGLKNSANGVFFQAALFNPLGVLELSKNRLREYRILGNNFLEYQPVKDLKIKTSIGATLNMNDQYAYIPATLANGSAPAASLSNPVINQIYAAEAQSSVLDWVWENTASYKKRIGGHNFNALLLYSLQKFQAKSTTVNGRPGTYVTTLLENPLASSEILGSLAYSQNAFMSLGGRLSYDYRSKYMLTAALRQDGSSRFGPNNRFALFPSVSGAWRITEEPFMAALQPVLSELKLRASYGETGNANIGDFTWANNIIDRNYVFNEQKAFGAAQSGFANDNLTWEKNRQTDFGLEIGFLNDKYSISFDYYKRQTDGMLFQKDLPSIIGYATTYRTNMGSLSNHGFEISAKGNFNINAFRLLLDANISANRTRVNDLGGPTSLPAQSAIFGWDNVFQVRVGEPLGLMRGYEVMGIFKYAEDLAKHPQWVTGNKVGDWIIKDQNNDGKINEEDMTVIGHGFPDFVYGLTANLQYKQLDLSLIMQGVQGVNLINGNIRHQFGVHNVNSSPIYYNNMFDSQAPDRDVEYPAPLASGVTPLNNLTNKAVSDASFLRVRNVTLGYTLPTSILKKFKLQAVRFYATGQNLLTFTKYQWYNPETSVTGDSPYRPGVDQGTYPASRVLIIGFNVGF; from the coding sequence ATGAAGCTGACAACTGTTTTATTGATCATCACATTTATGGAAGTTAGCGCCGCCTCCCACGGGCAATCACTAACACTGTCAGGCCGTAACGTCAGTTTAAGCAGGCTAATCAGTGAAATAAGGAAGCAGACGGGGTATGGTGTGCTTGTTTCAACTACAAGGGTTAATACCGGTCGCCAGCTTAGCCTGAATTTTAAGAATACTCCTTTGCGTGATGTGTTGAATAAGATTGCCGCAGATTTAGCGCTTTCTTATTCAATGGAAGACCGGACCATAGTTATCTGGCCAAGGACATCTGCCCAGGCTATACCAATAGCAGCTGCCGCATCAGTGATTATTTCCGGTAAGGTTACAGGCGAAGACGGGCAGCCGCTGCAGGGTGTAACTGTAACGGCGCATAGCACCGGGAATGTGATGATAACAGATACAGACGGCAGTTTTAAAATACAGGTTGAGGAGCAAAATGAACTGCTCGTTTTTTCGTATGTAGGGTATCAGACAGTTGAACTGCGTGCAAAAGACGGGGCTCATATGAATGTGGTACTGAAACAGCAAAAGAGCCAGATGGAAGAAGTGCGGATTATTGGTTATGGAGAACAGGCCCGGAAAAAGATATCCACTGCTGTGTCCAGGGCTGACGGAAAATATATTGGTATACAGCCGGTTTCAACCCCGGGCGAAGCGCTGGCAGGTTTAGTGTCCGGTGTACAGGTTCAATCGGGAAGAGGTGGCTATCCGGGGGAAGCCCCAATAATCAGGATACGGGGAATCGGATCTTTGGGCACCAGCAGCGATCCGCTTTTTGTAGTAGATGGCTACCCATTGCAGGAAGCAACACAGTTTAACCTGATCAATCCTGCCGATATTGAATCCATAGATCTTTTAAAAGATGCGGCTTCGGCAGCAATTTACGGTTCGAGAGCCGCAAATGGAGTTGTTATTGTTACCACCAAAAGAGGCAGGGCCGGGAAAACCAGCTTTAATGTATCTGCTTATACCGGCGTACAGTATATAGCAAAAAAAGTAGACCTGCTCAACCGCGATCAGTTTATTGAGTATTCAAAATATGCGGCCCGGATGCGTAACGTCACTTATCCGGCTGTATTTGATACCGATCCCCAAAGCCTCCCGGATGTTGATTGGCAGGATGTGATATTTCGACCAGCACCTATTTCAGATTTTCAGATGTCCGCCAGAGGTGGTACTGATAAGGTGCAGTATTCCGTTTCGGGAGGTTATTTTAACCAGCAGGGGACTATGATTGGTACCAGCTACAAGCGGTATAATATTCGCTTTAACCTGGATGCCCAGTTAAGCCCTAAATTGAAGCTGGGTATATCCATGGCGCCCTCTTACTCACAGCAATACCGGCAACCTGCCGGAGGACAGTTTAGCGAGGCTTCTGCCAGCGAAACATCGGGAGCCAGGGCATTGCCCAGTCCCATCCACTCGGCAGTGCTGATGCCTCCAGTTGTGCCGGTGTACGATGAAAATGGCGATTATGCGCAGGGGTACCGGGGGTTGAAGAATTCGGCAAATGGGGTGTTTTTTCAGGCTGCACTTTTTAATCCTCTCGGAGTGTTAGAGCTTTCTAAAAACAGGCTTCGCGAATACCGGATCCTGGGAAATAATTTTTTGGAATATCAACCTGTTAAGGACCTGAAAATTAAGACATCGATAGGCGCTACACTCAATATGAACGACCAGTACGCCTATATACCGGCTACCCTTGCCAATGGAAGTGCACCGGCTGCCAGCTTGTCGAACCCGGTTATAAACCAGATCTATGCTGCTGAAGCGCAGTCCAGTGTATTAGACTGGGTATGGGAGAATACAGCTTCTTATAAAAAGAGAATTGGCGGGCATAACTTTAATGCCTTGTTATTGTATTCCCTTCAAAAATTCCAGGCAAAATCAACCACGGTAAACGGACGACCGGGTACTTATGTTACCACGCTTTTAGAAAACCCGTTGGCTTCATCAGAAATTCTGGGTTCACTGGCCTACAGTCAAAATGCATTCATGTCGCTGGGTGGGCGGCTTAGCTACGATTATAGGAGCAAGTATATGCTAACAGCGGCATTGCGGCAGGATGGATCATCCCGGTTTGGTCCTAATAACCGGTTTGCGCTATTCCCTTCTGTTTCGGGTGCATGGCGTATTACCGAAGAGCCTTTTATGGCCGCATTACAACCCGTGCTGAGCGAGTTGAAACTGAGAGCCAGTTACGGAGAAACGGGGAATGCTAATATCGGAGATTTTACCTGGGCCAATAATATCATCGATCGTAATTATGTGTTCAATGAGCAAAAGGCTTTTGGCGCTGCACAATCCGGGTTCGCGAATGATAACTTAACCTGGGAAAAGAACCGGCAAACGGATTTCGGTTTGGAAATAGGATTTTTGAATGACAAGTACAGCATTTCCTTTGACTATTATAAGCGACAAACGGATGGAATGCTGTTTCAAAAGGACCTGCCCAGCATCATTGGTTATGCCACTACATACCGTACCAATATGGGAAGCTTAAGTAATCATGGTTTTGAAATAAGCGCCAAAGGGAATTTCAATATAAATGCATTTCGCTTGTTGCTGGATGCTAACATTTCAGCCAATCGTACAAGAGTCAACGACCTGGGTGGCCCAACATCGTTACCTGCACAGTCGGCAATTTTTGGCTGGGATAATGTATTCCAGGTTAGAGTGGGGGAACCGCTGGGGCTGATGCGCGGCTACGAAGTGATGGGTATTTTTAAATATGCCGAAGACCTGGCTAAACACCCGCAGTGGGTTACAGGAAATAAAGTAGGTGACTGGATTATTAAAGACCAGAATAATGATGGAAAGATCAATGAGGAAGATATGACCGTGATTGGCCACGGCTTCCCCGACTTTGTTTACGGTTTAACTGCCAACTTACAGTACAAACAGCTCGACTTATCGCTTATTATGCAAGGTGTACAGGGCGTTAATCTTATTAACGGAAACATACGTCACCAGTTTGGCGTTCACAATGTAAACAGCAGTCCCATCTATTACAATAATATGTTTGACAGCCAGGCTCCAGATCGGGATGTAGAATATCCTGCTCCGCTGGCCTCGGGTGTAACTCCTTTAAATAATCTTACTAATAAGGCGGTGTCTGATGCTTCTTTCTTACGTGTTCGAAATGTAACACTGGGTTATACCCTGCCTACATCGATATTGAAGAAGTTTAAGCTGCAGGCGGTTCGTTTTTATGCGACCGGGCAAAACTTACTCACGTTCACAAAGTATCAATGGTATAATCCTGAAACGAGTGTAACCGGCGATTCGCCGTATCGGCCCGGTGTTGACCAGGGCACTTACCCCGCAAGCAGGGTTTTAATCATCGGGTTTAATGTAGGGTTTTAA
- a CDS encoding FecR family protein, with product MNKNISRLRELLSRYLSGDDLSETEGAELWDYIDDPLFGGELESILEEAFYLQTDEASLTPSQQQQVLHRVFEIRTASQKRKKLVKLWPRLAAGVAASVMIVLLSTYWFRSVNPPASPEAEQVAVAGNIAPGKVGATLTLDNGQKISLTDINKGEVIKEGGIRIVKTADGQLVYEIKPGNNIAAGINILSTAPGETYCVTLPDQSKVWLNADSRLTYNAALYNNGRRQLSLEGEAYFEIFKDKAHPFIVTTGAQQVEVLGTHFNISAYPTDVSIKTTLLEGSVKVKGNGSERLIKPGQQAALSSGKIEVKTVQAEDAVAWKNGFFVFDNEDLQAVMTKIARWYNITVQFEDPALKKETFYGSVSRFENISTVLKSLERTGVVTFRIKDKNVIVAKKR from the coding sequence ATGAATAAAAATATTTCCAGGCTCCGGGAATTATTGAGTCGCTACCTGTCTGGTGACGATTTGTCTGAAACAGAAGGGGCTGAACTGTGGGATTATATTGATGATCCGTTGTTTGGCGGGGAGCTGGAAAGTATACTTGAAGAGGCTTTTTACCTGCAAACAGATGAAGCGTCACTTACCCCCAGCCAGCAACAGCAGGTGTTACATCGTGTTTTTGAAATCAGGACAGCAAGTCAAAAAAGGAAAAAACTGGTAAAGCTATGGCCACGCCTGGCCGCTGGAGTGGCAGCTTCCGTTATGATTGTGCTACTGAGTACTTACTGGTTCAGGTCAGTAAATCCCCCGGCTTCCCCCGAAGCAGAACAGGTAGCTGTGGCTGGTAATATCGCACCGGGTAAGGTTGGCGCTACACTAACCCTGGATAATGGTCAAAAAATCAGCCTGACAGATATTAATAAAGGGGAGGTAATTAAAGAAGGAGGTATACGGATTGTAAAGACAGCAGATGGACAACTGGTCTATGAAATCAAACCCGGCAATAACATCGCTGCTGGAATAAATATTTTAAGTACGGCCCCCGGAGAAACCTATTGTGTTACCCTGCCTGATCAATCAAAGGTATGGCTGAATGCAGACTCACGATTAACTTATAATGCTGCACTTTACAACAATGGCAGGCGCCAGCTAAGTCTTGAGGGAGAAGCATATTTTGAAATATTCAAGGACAAAGCGCATCCTTTTATTGTGACCACAGGCGCTCAGCAGGTAGAAGTGTTGGGTACTCATTTTAATATTAGCGCCTACCCCACAGATGTAAGCATTAAAACAACCCTGTTGGAAGGCAGCGTGAAGGTAAAGGGCAACGGTAGCGAGAGGCTGATAAAACCGGGTCAGCAGGCAGCACTTAGCTCAGGCAAGATAGAGGTAAAAACGGTGCAGGCGGAAGATGCGGTTGCCTGGAAAAACGGGTTCTTCGTTTTCGATAATGAAGACCTGCAAGCCGTAATGACAAAGATTGCCAGGTGGTATAATATAACGGTTCAGTTTGAAGACCCTGCGTTAAAAAAGGAAACTTTTTATGGAAGCGTGAGTCGCTTTGAAAACATATCTACCGTGTTGAAATCGCTGGAACGTACAGGTGTAGTAACTTTTAGAATAAAAGATAAGAATGTTATTGTAGCAAAAAAACGTTGA
- a CDS encoding MgtC/SapB family protein: MTDIFEITDLYKALLALLAGCILGMERELKDKAAGLKTISVICLGSALFSILSLKITGPYADGARIASYVVSGIGFLGAGVIFKDGINVSGLTTASVIWMAAALGMSIGFGKIYLAAIFLGSSLLIVYTGRYLNRAFFSGKTSRTLKMVLLHNNTMIKNEIIQQLRPYISRKEQVRLESFPEKMIVSLNLMIPTKKLAQLEEYLVNERRIESFELWG; encoded by the coding sequence ATGACAGATATTTTTGAAATAACGGACCTTTACAAGGCATTGCTGGCGTTGCTGGCAGGTTGTATCCTGGGCATGGAACGGGAGCTGAAGGACAAGGCTGCCGGTCTGAAAACGATTTCTGTTATTTGCCTGGGTTCTGCCTTGTTCTCTATTTTGTCGTTAAAGATCACCGGACCCTATGCCGACGGTGCGCGGATCGCGTCCTATGTGGTCAGTGGCATCGGCTTTTTGGGCGCCGGCGTGATCTTTAAAGACGGGATAAATGTATCGGGCCTCACCACGGCCAGCGTAATCTGGATGGCGGCTGCGTTGGGTATGTCTATTGGTTTTGGAAAGATCTATCTTGCTGCTATTTTTTTGGGCAGCAGTCTGCTGATCGTTTATACGGGTCGCTACCTGAACCGGGCTTTTTTTTCCGGAAAGACCAGCCGGACGCTCAAAATGGTGCTGCTGCACAATAATACCATGATCAAAAATGAAATCATCCAACAGCTAAGACCCTATATTTCCCGGAAAGAGCAGGTGAGGCTGGAGTCATTTCCCGAAAAAATGATCGTGTCGTTAAACCTCATGATCCCCACTAAAAAGCTGGCGCAACTGGAGGAGTACCTGGTGAATGAGCGCCGGATCGAAAGTTTTGAATTGTGGGGCTGA
- a CDS encoding Gfo/Idh/MocA family protein has product MSQSRRTFIKQASLATTGTYLASMGFSAKSYGNILGANDRVRVGIVGFSDRFRSSLFPSFMNHYKKLNFDITGVSDLWNYRRDQGTAFLSEKLGHPVKGYRNNEELYAAKDVDAVIISTADFQHALCAIEAVSANCDAYVEKPFAETMDDNRAALKAIKASRQIIQIGSQRRSGTNYKAADEFIKSGKFGDINMVELTWNVNQPGRWRRPELVAKLKKEDTDWKRFLMNRPFEDWDPRKYLEYRLFWPYSSGAFGQWMSHQIDTVHWFSGLKHPRSVTANGDIYQWKDGRRNWDTTTAVFDYGPENDPAKGFQVVFMSRMTNGDERPAEVYYSNGGELNLITNKVSPKGGLEEKFAKPMGMQPNLLPEFSLTEKAEKVETSANTGADPLTSSHMLNWMECVRSRKQTNAPVEAGYMHSVANIMATAAARTGMKATFDEQTQEVMAGGKVFKY; this is encoded by the coding sequence ATGTCTCAATCAAGAAGAACATTTATCAAACAGGCCTCCCTGGCTACAACAGGTACTTACCTCGCCTCCATGGGTTTTTCAGCCAAAAGTTATGGAAATATCCTGGGCGCCAATGACCGGGTGCGGGTGGGTATTGTTGGATTCTCCGACCGGTTCCGGAGTTCCCTGTTTCCCTCTTTTATGAACCACTATAAAAAACTGAACTTTGACATTACCGGAGTGTCTGACCTGTGGAATTACCGGCGCGACCAAGGCACGGCCTTCCTCTCAGAAAAACTGGGACACCCGGTGAAAGGATATCGTAATAATGAAGAATTATATGCGGCGAAAGATGTAGATGCTGTTATCATCAGCACCGCCGATTTCCAACATGCGCTTTGTGCCATTGAAGCTGTAAGCGCCAATTGCGACGCATACGTGGAAAAACCCTTTGCCGAAACGATGGATGATAACCGTGCCGCCTTAAAAGCGATTAAGGCTTCCAGGCAGATCATCCAGATCGGATCCCAACGACGCAGCGGCACCAATTATAAGGCGGCCGACGAATTTATTAAATCCGGTAAATTCGGTGATATCAACATGGTGGAACTTACCTGGAATGTAAACCAACCCGGACGCTGGCGCCGGCCGGAACTGGTAGCCAAACTGAAAAAAGAAGATACAGACTGGAAGCGGTTCCTAATGAACCGGCCTTTTGAAGACTGGGATCCGCGTAAATACCTGGAGTATCGCCTGTTTTGGCCCTATTCCTCCGGTGCCTTTGGTCAGTGGATGAGCCATCAGATCGACACCGTGCATTGGTTCAGCGGACTCAAACATCCGCGCAGCGTTACTGCAAACGGGGATATTTACCAATGGAAGGATGGCCGCCGTAACTGGGATACGACCACGGCGGTATTTGACTACGGACCGGAAAATGATCCTGCAAAGGGATTTCAGGTGGTGTTTATGAGCCGCATGACCAACGGAGATGAGCGGCCTGCCGAAGTCTATTACTCCAACGGTGGTGAGCTGAACCTGATCACCAATAAAGTTTCACCCAAAGGCGGACTGGAAGAAAAATTTGCCAAGCCCATGGGTATGCAGCCCAACCTGTTGCCGGAATTTTCCCTTACCGAAAAAGCGGAAAAAGTAGAAACTTCGGCCAACACCGGTGCTGACCCGCTGACGAGCAGCCATATGCTTAACTGGATGGAATGTGTGCGGAGCCGTAAGCAAACCAATGCCCCCGTAGAAGCGGGCTATATGCATTCCGTTGCAAATATTATGGCCACCGCCGCCGCCCGCACCGGCATGAAAGCCACGTTTGATGAACAAACGCAGGAGGTGATGGCGGGTGGAAAAGTGTTTAAATATTAG
- a CDS encoding DNA gyrase/topoisomerase IV subunit A, which produces MKDDSTTAEGTFEDNEITGLQGQFKTWFLDYASYVILERAVPAIEDGLKPVQRRILHTMKQMDDGRLHKVANIVGRTMSYHPHGDMSIRDALVNMGQKDLLIDTQGNWGNVETGDDAAASRYIEARLSKFALEVAFNAKTTNWQLSYDGRDNEPITLPMKFPLLLAQGAEGIAVGLSTKILPHNFIELIEASIKYLKGKKFELYPDFQTGGMIDVADYNNGKRGGKVKVRAHIEELDKKTLLIKSVPYAVTTDQLIESIVKANDQGKIKIKKVTDNTAANVEVQVDLAPGISPDITIDALYKFTSCEISISPNACVIVDKKPRFLSVPDLLKISADNTKDLLQKELEIKLAELNEKWHYTSLEKIFFEEKIYKELEKKYETWDKVINAIDKAFVPFKKQLKRDITREDILKLTEKPVRRIYRLDIDELNAQIKGLEAEIKQVKYDLEHLVDYAVAYFENLLKKFSKGKERKTEIKQFEVIEARNVVIANTKLYIDRSGGFIGTGLKKEEFLFDCSDLDDIIVFTKRGIMKVIKVSDKTFVGKDILHAAVFLKNDERTTYNMIYVDGKTGVSYAKRFNVTGITRDKVYDLTKGDEKSKVHYFTVNPNGEAEVVKITLSPNSSARVKELEFYFEELAIKGRSSMGNQVTKYPIKSVKFKEAGRATLSGRKLWFDDKFGRLSAEDKGQYLGMFEPDDRILVIYSDGYYEITDQEMTQKFDAEKVLLIERFDPEKIITAVYVDQKLLQFNVKRFKIETSTLKNKFLFIKEGDGNYLECATTMEEPVLMVQSGKGSQIRSAKFKLAKITDVMGWKAVGAKLTDYNKSVVMEWVENEKPTNQQELF; this is translated from the coding sequence ATGAAAGACGATAGCACAACAGCAGAAGGAACATTTGAAGACAATGAGATCACCGGGTTACAGGGCCAGTTTAAAACCTGGTTCCTGGATTACGCTTCCTATGTGATCCTGGAGCGGGCGGTGCCTGCTATAGAAGACGGACTAAAACCGGTACAGCGCCGGATCCTCCATACCATGAAGCAGATGGATGACGGCCGCTTGCATAAAGTGGCAAATATTGTGGGCCGAACCATGTCGTACCACCCGCACGGGGATATGAGCATCCGGGATGCGCTCGTAAATATGGGGCAGAAGGACCTGCTGATCGATACCCAGGGTAACTGGGGAAACGTGGAAACCGGTGATGATGCGGCGGCCTCCAGGTATATTGAGGCGCGCCTGAGCAAGTTTGCCCTGGAAGTGGCCTTTAATGCCAAAACAACTAATTGGCAACTGAGCTACGACGGCAGAGATAATGAGCCCATCACGCTGCCGATGAAGTTCCCGCTGCTGCTGGCACAGGGAGCCGAAGGGATTGCCGTGGGCTTATCAACCAAGATCCTTCCGCACAACTTTATTGAACTGATCGAAGCATCGATCAAATACCTGAAGGGTAAGAAATTTGAATTGTACCCCGATTTTCAGACCGGAGGCATGATTGATGTGGCCGATTATAATAATGGGAAAAGAGGGGGCAAGGTAAAAGTACGGGCGCATATTGAGGAGCTGGATAAAAAAACGCTGCTGATCAAAAGCGTGCCCTACGCAGTAACCACCGATCAGCTGATCGAATCGATCGTAAAGGCGAATGACCAGGGGAAAATAAAGATCAAAAAGGTGACGGATAATACCGCTGCCAATGTGGAGGTACAGGTAGACCTGGCCCCGGGTATTTCGCCCGACATCACCATTGATGCCCTGTATAAATTTACTTCCTGCGAAATTTCCATTTCCCCCAATGCCTGCGTGATCGTGGATAAAAAACCACGGTTTCTCTCGGTTCCGGACCTGCTGAAGATCTCAGCCGATAATACTAAGGATCTGCTGCAAAAGGAGCTGGAAATAAAACTGGCGGAACTAAACGAGAAATGGCATTATACTTCGCTTGAAAAAATCTTCTTTGAAGAAAAGATCTACAAGGAACTGGAGAAAAAATATGAGACCTGGGATAAAGTGATCAATGCGATCGATAAAGCCTTTGTGCCCTTTAAAAAGCAGCTGAAGCGGGATATAACCCGGGAAGACATCCTGAAGCTGACGGAGAAACCCGTTCGCCGGATTTACCGCCTGGATATTGACGAACTGAATGCGCAGATCAAAGGGCTGGAAGCAGAGATCAAACAGGTAAAATACGACCTGGAGCACCTGGTGGATTATGCGGTGGCTTATTTTGAAAACCTGCTGAAAAAATTCAGTAAAGGCAAGGAGCGGAAAACGGAGATCAAGCAGTTTGAGGTGATTGAAGCCCGGAATGTGGTGATCGCTAATACCAAGCTTTATATAGACCGTTCCGGCGGTTTTATTGGTACCGGTTTGAAAAAAGAGGAATTCTTGTTTGACTGTTCCGACCTGGATGATATCATTGTATTTACAAAGCGGGGCATCATGAAGGTGATCAAGGTATCGGACAAAACCTTTGTGGGTAAGGACATTCTGCATGCCGCTGTCTTTTTAAAGAATGATGAGCGCACCACGTATAACATGATCTATGTGGATGGGAAAACCGGGGTTAGTTATGCCAAGCGGTTTAACGTAACCGGTATTACCCGTGATAAGGTATACGATCTTACCAAGGGCGATGAGAAGAGCAAAGTGCATTACTTTACCGTAAATCCCAACGGGGAAGCAGAGGTCGTAAAAATTACGCTGAGTCCGAATTCTTCGGCAAGGGTTAAAGAACTCGAGTTTTATTTTGAAGAACTGGCTATTAAAGGGCGGAGTAGCATGGGAAACCAGGTAACCAAGTACCCGATCAAGTCGGTTAAATTTAAGGAAGCGGGCCGTGCCACTCTTAGCGGAAGGAAACTTTGGTTTGACGATAAGTTTGGGCGGTTGAGCGCCGAAGATAAAGGACAGTACCTGGGTATGTTTGAACCGGACGACCGGATCCTGGTCATCTATTCAGATGGCTATTACGAAATCACCGACCAGGAAATGACGCAGAAATTTGATGCAGAAAAAGTGTTGCTGATTGAGCGTTTTGATCCTGAAAAGATCATTACGGCCGTTTATGTAGATCAGAAATTGTTACAATTTAATGTGAAGCGGTTTAAGATTGAAACTTCTACGCTGAAAAATAAATTTCTGTTTATAAAGGAAGGAGACGGTAATTACCTGGAATGTGCTACCACGATGGAAGAACCGGTACTGATGGTGCAAAGCGGGAAGGGTAGCCAGATCCGGAGCGCCAAGTTCAAACTAGCCAAGATTACCGACGTGATGGGTTGGAAAGCCGTGGGAGCCAAGCTGACGGATTACAACAAATCGGTGGTGATGGAGTGGGTCGAAAATGAAAAACCAACCAACCAGCAGGAGTTGTTTTAA